One Pagrus major chromosome 11, Pma_NU_1.0 genomic region harbors:
- the tmem44 gene encoding transmembrane protein 44 — translation MGGRTLIRCNPDAFLSSLAEFCVDSASTCFSLDADKLCVPIGLVCLSALLLLLSCCLLAYQRCKFRRENPDETITFLYSLLGSLCSTGGAILSRQLHIQILLGAVSGSIDAVHFISSCFLVLQCYNSKAERRLRMRRRRRRQHHLLAVCVLMVVAGGFLKSRVTQRPADRPVSGRRMLHDSLEDNTEILGYTLGLLSFVITCTSRFPALRRAHRGQMLTRAAASSGLLCSLAGALFTAAILLYDTQFGFLLGVMPWLLSAICCVTLDLLILVIHWWKRGTRQQITTLSPDTESLLRGSLVPTEDKAVMKRLSKQQVHSSAQAKTKNIQKTTEMGRYIDVNIQPARKMCLKEVISEEEVGDQLLTGKVRVIRVDSFYSSDTSYDSSVVSSDLEWDFEEINTRWSEPAAKQQFPLQGWPTKPKPFRFYTCAMSGLNQKMLPGTEEGEGLSSASRAK, via the exons ATGGGGGGGCGCACATTGATAAGATGTAACCCCGACGCTTTTCTCTCCAGTCTGGCTGAGTTTTGCGTGGATTCAGCCTCCACCTGTTTCTCTCTCGACGCGGACAAACTTTGCGTCCCCATCGGCCTCGTCTGCTTATCCGCGCTGCTTCTGCTGCTCTCCTGCTGTCT ACTCGCGTACCAGAGGTGCAAGTTTCGGAGAGAGAATCCAGATGAAACCATCACTTTCTTGTACAGCCTCCTCGGCAGCCTGTGCAGCACAGGTGGAGCCATTCTGTCCAGACAGCTGCACATTCAg ATTTTATTGGGTGCTGTTTCAGGTTCTATAGATGCAGTCCACTTCATTTCCTCCTGCTTCCTTGTGCTCCAGTGCTACAACTCAAAGGCAG AAAGGAggctgaggatgaggaggaggcggaggaggcaGCACCACCTccttgcagtgtgtgtgctgatggTGGTTGCAGGTGGTTTTCTAAAGTCCAGGGTCACCCAGCGCCCAGCAGACAGGCCTGTCAGCGGGAGGAGAATGCTGCACGACAGCCTCGAA GACAACACTGAAATCCTGGGTTACACACTTGGACTGCTGTCCTTTGTCATCACCTGTACCTCCAGGTTCCCTGCGCTCCGCAGAGCA CACAGAGGACAGATGTTAACCCGGGCCGCCGCTTCCTCTGGCCTGCTGTGCTCACTGGCTGGTGCCCTCTTCACTGCTGCCATACTCCTCTACGACACTCAGTTTGGGTTTCTTCTGGGGGTCATGCCGTGGCTGCTGTCAGCAATATGTTGTGTTACCCTGGACCTTCTT ATTCTCGTCATCCATTGGTGGAAGAGAGGAACCAGACAGCAGATAACCACTTTGTCTCCAGACACAGAGAGCCTTCTACGAGGCTCACTCGTGCCAACTGAGGATAAAGCTGTCATGAAGAGACTGAGTAAACAGCAAGTGCACTCATCAGCACAAGCAAAG acaaaaaacatccaaaagacGACTGAGATGGGCCGTTACATAGATGTCAATATTCAACCTGCAAgaaaa ATGTGCCTGAAGGAGGTGAtttcagaggaggaggtgggagacCAGCTTCTTACTGGGAAGGTGCGAGTGATCAGAGTCGACAGTTTCTACTCCTCAGATACATCCTATGATTCTTCAGTAGTCAGCTCTGATCTGGAG TGGGACtttgaagaaataaataccagGTGGAGTGAACCAGCAGCAAAGCAACAGTTTCCACTGCAGGGGTGGCCAACAAAACCCAAACCTTTTAGGTTCTACACCTGTGCCATGTCTGGACTCAATCAGAAAATGCTGCCTGGAACAGAAGAGGGTGAGGGTCTCTCTTCTGCAAGCCgagcaaaatga